The genome window AGTGGCATCAATGCGAACCTGCAACTTGCCCGCAAGTTAAAGGCGCGCGGGATAAAAAATTGTGTGGTAACCCACTCTCCTGATGATGTAGATATCACAATTATTCTTGGAGTTAACGAAGATAAGCTTGATTCTAAAAAAAATTTTCTTATCTCAAGCAGCATCTGTGATGCTAATGCGTTCTCTCCGGTGATGAATGTTCTGCACAGAGAATTTGGTATTGAACATGGATTTCTGACCACATTGCATCCCTGGCTGGGATTTCAAAATCTTCTTGACGGCCCCTCACGGTCATTTGCTTATCCCGGAACGATTCATAAATATTTTGCCCTTGGAAGAGCGTCAACCGAGGCGCTTATTCCCAAAACAACTTCATGCATAACAGCTTCATCCAAGGTGCTTGATTTCCTTGATGACAAGTTTCAGTCTCTTTCTTATAGAGTTCCCACTCCAATAGTTTCTTCTGCCGATATTTCGGTAAAATTGACTAAAACTGTAACAAAGGAATCAATTATTCAGCTTTTTGAGGAAGAAGCAGCAAAACAAACCTTTAAGATTTTTCGTAATAATTTAGAGCCGTTGATTTCCAAAGATTTTACCGGTTCAGCATATTCCACAATCCTTGATCACAGGTGGACGGATGTTAACAAGTTTAACTATGTAAAACTGATTTTGTGGTACGACAACGAGTGGGGTTATTCTTCACGAGTTGTGGATTTAGTAGCTTTTTTAGAAGGATTGTATAAAAATAATGAATAAAGATCCGCTTATCATTCTAATAGGAGGCGCATCCGGCACCGGTAAATCGACCTTATCAAAAAATCTTTCCGAAAGGCTGAATATTATTCATCGGCTAGGAACAGGTTTTGTTCGTGAAATACTACGTTCACAAATTAACATGCAAGATAATCCCTATATGTTCGGTTTTACTTTTGAACCTTGTGGATTTAAAGATCCTGTCGAAAAATTTGTTAAACAGTCTTCATATATGAAAGATGCAATTTCAGCCTGTATTGACCGCGCATATGATGAAGGCACATCCCTGATTATCGAAGGCGCGCATATAATTCCCGGACTTATACAGAATAAGAGAATCAGTTTAACTGTTTTACTTTATAATCCTTATCTTGATTTACATTTTAAAATGATCAATGGGCCGACTCATTTTAAACGTGTTATATCAGATGACAATTTTGCAATCAGCCGTAAAATTCAGGATTGGCTTTTGGCAGAAGCCGAAAAGTATAATGTTCCGGTGCTGCAAAGCAGCAATGGCGCCAAGGTTCTTGATGAGATCGTGAAACTCTGTCCAGGGTATTAATAATATGATTATTAGGGAAGCAATTACTGAAAAGCAAAGCGTCGTTTTTTACCTTGACAATTCACCTGATTGTTCAGGGTTAGAGCAAATTGATGTGTCAGGTTATCAAAAATGTATAGTTATTTGTGATGAATATCTGGAAAAAACATGGTGGCCGATATTAAGAGAAAAACTTGAGAAAAGAATCAACATATCTCATGTTGAATATTTATCAGCCTCAGAATCGTCAAAAAGTTTGGAATCATATGTTAAACTGGTTGATATTCTGGCAAAATTTCAATGCAGCAGGGATGACCTTATTGTAGCTGTCGGGGGCGGCACAATTCTTGATGTTGCTGCGTTCCTGGCATCTACTTATATGCGCGGAATTGCAATGCTTATGCTTCCTACCACGCTTATAGGTCAGGCCGATGCATCAACAGCAGGCAAAACTTGTTTAAACGCAGGCTATTCCAAAAATCTTTTAGGC of Desulfosarcina sp. BuS5 contains these proteins:
- a CDS encoding type I glyceraldehyde-3-phosphate dehydrogenase translates to MLRVGINGFGRIGRAIFRINMEKKLFNVVEINDVNPSIDNMAYLLKYDSIYGRLANSIKGCGDGICVDDNAPIRIYHEEAIDGVKWEKHDIDVVIDASGINANLQLARKLKARGIKNCVVTHSPDDVDITIILGVNEDKLDSKKNFLISSSICDANAFSPVMNVLHREFGIEHGFLTTLHPWLGFQNLLDGPSRSFAYPGTIHKYFALGRASTEALIPKTTSCITASSKVLDFLDDKFQSLSYRVPTPIVSSADISVKLTKTVTKESIIQLFEEEAAKQTFKIFRNNLEPLISKDFTGSAYSTILDHRWTDVNKFNYVKLILWYDNEWGYSSRVVDLVAFLEGLYKNNE
- a CDS encoding AAA family ATPase, which encodes MNKDPLIILIGGASGTGKSTLSKNLSERLNIIHRLGTGFVREILRSQINMQDNPYMFGFTFEPCGFKDPVEKFVKQSSYMKDAISACIDRAYDEGTSLIIEGAHIIPGLIQNKRISLTVLLYNPYLDLHFKMINGPTHFKRVISDDNFAISRKIQDWLLAEAEKYNVPVLQSSNGAKVLDEIVKLCPGY